The genome window TGTATTGACTGGTTTGTGTTAATCATCTCACGATCAATACATGCGAGAGGTAACTTCGAGAAAGGTGTCTTCGTTGCATGGAATTGTGAGACCCCCGGTAGGATGACTATATCCGAACTCTTCTTCTGACTTCCCTAGCAAATCTTGAAATGAAGGATGGTT of Gossypium raimondii isolate GPD5lz chromosome 3, ASM2569854v1, whole genome shotgun sequence contains these proteins:
- the LOC105795376 gene encoding auxin-induced protein 15A, which gives rise to MAIRLPRMVSSKKVPKGYFAVYVGESQKRLVIPVSFLNHPSFQDLLGKSEEEFGYSHPTGGLTIPCNEDTFLEVTSRMY